One Methanoculleus sp. 7T genomic window carries:
- the glmU gene encoding bifunctional sugar-1-phosphate nucleotidylyltransferase/acetyltransferase, which yields MQAVILAAGEGSRLRPLTRSKPKAMLPVANRPIIEYVIDALLENGIRDIVVVVGYRKEHVIRYLNRLDAPIQVVVQERQLGTADALRAAESEITDNFLVLPGDNYINAESIARVKKEQNAMLVAEHPSPSNFGVVVIRNGLVREIIEKPEEAPTFTVSTGIYSFTPEIFSYLQSNEIPDALSTMIASGRRIRAIPADDWQDAIYPWDLLKLNSRMLKGIAPEIGGKVDASVIRRGVVRIGTGTAVGPNTVIYGPVTIGNDCNIGPNCVIMPNASIGDRVVLEPFTYVADSLIMDDVTIGSHSRIVSAVFGQGCILADHTTTYPHASFIEVGERVLKEKFGAILGDGVRAAPFTTFKNCIVGNNVSIEEGKTVVGLIEDGARVI from the coding sequence ATGCAGGCAGTCATTTTAGCAGCAGGAGAAGGGAGCCGCCTCCGGCCGCTCACCCGGAGCAAGCCCAAAGCCATGCTCCCGGTCGCGAACCGGCCGATCATCGAGTACGTCATCGACGCACTGCTGGAGAACGGGATCCGCGACATCGTGGTGGTGGTTGGATACCGCAAAGAGCATGTTATCAGGTACCTCAACAGGCTCGACGCCCCCATCCAAGTCGTCGTGCAGGAACGACAGCTCGGGACTGCGGACGCCCTGCGGGCGGCCGAGTCCGAGATCACGGACAATTTCCTCGTCCTTCCGGGTGACAACTACATCAACGCAGAATCGATCGCCCGCGTCAAGAAGGAGCAAAACGCCATGCTCGTGGCCGAGCACCCGAGCCCCTCGAACTTCGGGGTCGTGGTGATCAGAAACGGCCTCGTCCGCGAGATCATCGAGAAACCCGAGGAAGCCCCTACGTTCACGGTATCGACCGGGATCTACTCGTTCACGCCCGAGATCTTCTCCTACCTCCAGTCAAACGAGATCCCCGACGCCCTCTCCACCATGATCGCGTCGGGCCGGCGAATACGTGCGATTCCCGCAGACGACTGGCAGGATGCCATCTACCCCTGGGACCTCCTGAAGTTGAACAGCCGGATGCTCAAGGGTATCGCGCCGGAGATCGGCGGAAAGGTCGATGCATCCGTCATTCGCCGTGGGGTGGTGCGTATCGGCACCGGGACGGCCGTCGGCCCGAACACCGTGATCTACGGCCCTGTCACCATCGGGAACGACTGCAACATCGGCCCGAACTGCGTGATCATGCCCAACGCGAGCATCGGCGACCGAGTGGTGCTCGAACCCTTCACCTACGTCGCCGACTCGCTCATCATGGACGACGTCACCATCGGTTCCCACTCAAGGATCGTCTCCGCAGTCTTCGGCCAGGGGTGCATCCTCGCCGACCATACCACCACCTACCCGCATGCAAGTTTCATCGAGGTCGGAGAGCGTGTCCTGAAGGAAAAATTCGGTGCAATCCTCGGCGACGGTGTCCGTGCGGCACCCTTCACAACATTTAAGAACTGCATCGTCGGTAACAACGTCTCGATCGAGGAGGGGAAGACAGTGGTCGGCCTCATTGAGGACGGCGCCCGGGTGATCTGA
- a CDS encoding cyclase family protein: MKVYDITRDLSEGAVLYPGDVRPRFHEVDNGQYRVTEMTLGSHTGTHIDAPSHYLKGGRTVDRIPLEVLTGQARVLDCSDVESVIGPGRLAGHLVGTRTLLLKTWFSEREAFEPGYPALSLDAARLIADAGITCVGIDAPSIEAFDGDGSVHRMLLGHGTVILELLDLSAVPEGEYGMVALPLRLKGMDGSPVRAILCKRDAEKEP; this comes from the coding sequence GTGAAGGTTTATGACATCACTCGGGACCTCTCCGAAGGGGCCGTGCTCTACCCCGGGGACGTCCGGCCACGGTTCCACGAGGTGGATAACGGGCAGTATCGCGTGACCGAGATGACCCTCGGGAGCCATACCGGAACGCATATCGACGCCCCGTCACACTACCTGAAAGGCGGCCGGACGGTCGACCGGATCCCGCTCGAGGTGCTGACGGGGCAGGCACGGGTGCTCGACTGCAGCGATGTGGAATCGGTCATCGGTCCCGGTCGGCTCGCCGGTCACCTGGTCGGCACCCGGACGCTCCTCTTAAAGACTTGGTTCTCGGAACGGGAGGCGTTTGAGCCCGGATACCCGGCACTCTCCTTGGATGCGGCACGACTCATCGCAGATGCCGGCATCACCTGCGTGGGGATCGACGCTCCGTCGATCGAGGCGTTCGACGGCGACGGTTCGGTCCACCGCATGCTCCTTGGGCACGGGACGGTCATCCTTGAGCTGCTCGACCTCTCGGCCGTACCGGAGGGGGAGTATGGTATGGTAGCGTTGCCGTTGCGGCTTAAAGGTATGGACGGGTCGCCCGTGCGGGCGATCCTCTGCAAACGGGATGCGGAGAAGGAACCATGA
- the glmU gene encoding bifunctional sugar-1-phosphate nucleotidylyltransferase/acetyltransferase produces MQCVVLAAGEGKRMRPLTARRPKVMLPIANRPMLEHLVLAARDAEITDFVFVVGYFEREIRNHFGDGSDLGVKITYVTQRHQLGTGDALRATAGMINDRFLLLNGDMVLKREDVEGICRMDAPCMGIHETDHPQDYGVVTMEGDRITGLEEKSEHPKSTLINAGAYLFDPDIFDLLRGITISGRGEFELTDAIESYIRDGTLTAYPLDYWLDVGQPWDLLDANEALLSSLDHERHGTIEDGCTVPDTVSIGKGTVIRAGTYIEGPCVIGKNCLIGPHAYIRGSTAIGDDCHIGHATEIKNSIIMPSTKIPHFNYIGDSVVGSGCNFGAGTKVANLRHDNAAVKVCGKNTGRRKFGAIIGDNVLFGINCSVNVGSLIGSNTRIAPHSLVEGCIEDNSIIR; encoded by the coding sequence ATGCAGTGTGTCGTGCTGGCAGCTGGAGAAGGGAAACGGATGCGCCCCCTGACCGCCCGGCGTCCGAAGGTGATGCTTCCCATCGCCAACCGTCCGATGCTGGAACACCTGGTCCTCGCGGCCCGGGATGCAGAGATCACCGATTTCGTCTTTGTCGTCGGTTACTTTGAGCGGGAGATCCGGAACCACTTCGGGGACGGCAGCGATCTTGGCGTGAAGATCACCTATGTGACCCAGCGCCACCAACTCGGGACCGGCGACGCCCTTCGGGCGACGGCAGGGATGATCAACGACCGGTTCCTCCTCCTCAACGGGGATATGGTCCTAAAGCGTGAGGACGTCGAGGGGATCTGCCGGATGGACGCCCCCTGCATGGGGATCCACGAGACCGACCACCCGCAGGACTACGGCGTGGTGACCATGGAAGGAGACCGTATCACCGGCCTCGAAGAGAAGTCCGAACACCCGAAGAGCACCCTGATCAATGCGGGGGCCTACCTCTTCGACCCCGATATCTTCGATCTTCTCAGAGGGATCACGATATCGGGGCGAGGCGAGTTCGAACTGACCGATGCGATCGAGTCCTACATCAGAGACGGAACTCTCACCGCGTACCCGCTGGACTACTGGCTCGATGTCGGGCAGCCGTGGGACCTTCTCGACGCAAACGAGGCGCTCCTCTCCTCTCTGGACCATGAGCGGCACGGCACCATCGAGGACGGGTGCACCGTTCCCGATACGGTCAGTATCGGCAAAGGGACCGTGATCCGGGCCGGGACCTACATCGAGGGGCCTTGCGTCATCGGCAAGAACTGCCTCATCGGCCCCCACGCCTACATCCGGGGCTCGACCGCCATCGGCGACGATTGCCACATCGGGCATGCAACCGAGATCAAGAACTCCATCATCATGCCTTCAACCAAGATCCCGCATTTCAACTACATCGGCGACAGCGTCGTCGGGAGCGGGTGCAACTTCGGGGCGGGGACCAAGGTCGCCAACCTCAGGCACGACAACGCGGCAGTGAAGGTCTGCGGCAAGAACACCGGCAGAAGGAAGTTCGGCGCCATCATCGGCGACAACGTTCTCTTCGGGATCAACTGTTCGGTCAATGTCGGAAGCCTCATCGGCAGCAACACGAGGATCGCTCCCCACTCTCTCGTGGAAGGATGCATTGAGGACAACTCGATCATCAGGTGA
- a CDS encoding phosphopentomutase/phosphoglucosamine mutase: MLFGSSGIRREFSPHLVDLALRIGAAAADGASSAVVGRDTRTTSELLEHCVIAGMLSAGATVYTCGIAPTPTVAYATRDADAGCMITASHNPESYNGVKLLNPDGSAFTRRQQAAIEGALAGSHGKSWDEQGRVSPIDAVDAHREAILDRLSLSKPVTVVLDCGNGAGSVITPDLLAGAGSTVIGLNCNVSGRFARPSEPLEANLPYVGEIVRKREAACAVIHDGDADRMMAFDERGRYIDGDHLLMLFAKYLDRKHVVTTVDASMAIEEVAEVRRTPVGDSFVSEELLSWGDFGGEASGSWIFPEHSYCPDGIYAAGLLCEIASEWSIAEELDRMPRYTLLRESYRIASPREVMVAIGADEPTHGIRFDDDDGWYLIRASGTEPKVRITAEGKTPAKAKEMLTMGHTALERAKRVLGGEKE, translated from the coding sequence ATGCTATTCGGCTCTTCCGGGATCCGACGGGAGTTTAGCCCGCACCTCGTCGATCTGGCGCTCCGCATCGGAGCGGCCGCTGCGGACGGCGCATCAAGCGCCGTCGTGGGCAGAGACACCCGCACGACCAGCGAACTGTTGGAACATTGCGTCATCGCCGGTATGCTCTCGGCCGGTGCAACCGTCTACACCTGCGGCATCGCACCCACACCGACGGTTGCTTACGCGACGCGCGATGCGGACGCAGGATGCATGATCACCGCCTCGCATAACCCCGAGTCCTACAACGGGGTCAAACTGCTCAACCCCGACGGGTCGGCGTTCACTCGTCGACAGCAGGCGGCAATCGAGGGGGCGCTCGCGGGGTCCCATGGGAAGAGCTGGGACGAGCAGGGACGCGTTTCTCCCATCGATGCGGTAGATGCGCACAGGGAGGCCATCCTCGACCGACTCAGCCTCTCAAAGCCGGTCACAGTCGTCCTGGACTGCGGCAACGGTGCGGGAAGCGTCATCACCCCCGACCTCCTCGCCGGTGCAGGGTCGACCGTCATCGGGCTGAACTGCAACGTCTCCGGCCGATTTGCCCGCCCTTCGGAACCGCTGGAGGCGAACCTCCCCTATGTCGGCGAGATAGTCCGAAAGCGAGAGGCTGCGTGTGCGGTGATCCACGACGGCGACGCCGACCGAATGATGGCGTTCGACGAGCGGGGCCGCTACATCGACGGAGACCATCTCCTGATGCTGTTTGCGAAGTACCTCGACCGGAAGCACGTTGTCACCACCGTCGATGCCTCCATGGCGATCGAAGAGGTTGCGGAGGTCCGCCGCACACCGGTCGGCGACAGCTTTGTCTCCGAAGAACTCCTCTCGTGGGGAGATTTTGGTGGAGAGGCCTCGGGAAGCTGGATATTCCCCGAACATTCCTACTGCCCGGACGGTATCTACGCCGCGGGTCTGCTCTGCGAGATTGCTTCAGAGTGGTCGATCGCCGAAGAACTGGACCGGATGCCAAGGTACACCCTTCTCAGGGAGTCGTACCGCATCGCCTCACCCCGAGAGGTCATGGTTGCGATCGGAGCCGATGAGCCGACGCACGGCATCCGCTTTGATGACGACGACGGTTGGTATCTGATCCGGGCGAGCGGCACCGAACCGAAGGTCAGGATCACGGCCGAGGGAAAGACGCCTGCAAAAGCAAAAGAGATGTTAACTATGGGGCATACCGCCCTTGAGAGAGCAAAACGTGTTTTAGGAGGAGAGAAGGAGTGA
- the glmS gene encoding glutamine--fructose-6-phosphate transaminase (isomerizing), which produces MCGIVGYIGRRDATPILIQGLKRLEYRGYDSFGIATVGSAIEVYKKMGRISDGEAGAADLRGCTGIGHTRWATHGEPNDINAHPHTDCGEKIAVVHNGVIENYSELKRQLQERGHIFRSETDTEVIAHLIEEHYDGDLLAAVSAILPLLEGSYAVLAIAADTQRIVAARDASPLVLGVGDAEIFAASDMTPLLEYTERVIYLEDGDVADITPERLDIYHGGRKVERPIELINWCVEDTRKGGFAHYMLKEIFEQPQSFYETIRAGIDDHVRKVVLETDEITLVACGTSYHTALIFKYLAESLCGIPVRVEMGSEFKYFIPPLHGLVIAVTQSGETADTIAALKMAKARNCPTLAITNVQGSTVTRVADKTLLMRAGPEIGVAATKSYTAQLAALMQIVNVRCEGAFDDILSHAHLAISEVLLHDIKDAVTLCSKAEHVFFVGRGPFYPVSMEGALKMKEISYVHAEGYAAGELKHGPFALLTPETPVVAICTPGPTYSVMASNIKEMKARKAPVIALGVDGDKELAEIVDIFIPIPNTHLLVQVLTISVVLQLLAYHTACALQRDVDKPRNLAKSVTVE; this is translated from the coding sequence ATGTGCGGGATCGTCGGATACATCGGTAGACGCGACGCGACGCCGATTTTAATCCAGGGATTGAAGCGGCTTGAATACCGGGGCTACGACTCGTTCGGCATCGCGACGGTCGGAAGCGCGATCGAGGTCTACAAGAAGATGGGCCGCATCTCGGACGGGGAGGCGGGAGCAGCCGATCTGCGGGGGTGTACCGGGATCGGGCATACCCGGTGGGCAACCCACGGTGAGCCGAACGACATCAACGCTCACCCGCACACCGACTGTGGGGAGAAGATCGCCGTGGTGCACAACGGGGTCATCGAGAACTACAGCGAACTGAAGCGGCAGCTGCAGGAGCGGGGCCACATATTCCGATCCGAGACCGACACCGAGGTGATCGCCCACCTCATCGAGGAGCACTATGACGGGGATCTCCTCGCGGCGGTCAGCGCGATCCTCCCTCTGCTCGAGGGGTCGTATGCCGTCCTTGCGATCGCGGCCGACACGCAGAGAATTGTCGCCGCCCGTGACGCGAGCCCGCTCGTCCTCGGCGTCGGGGACGCCGAAATCTTTGCCGCCTCGGATATGACGCCGCTCCTCGAGTACACCGAACGCGTGATCTACCTCGAAGACGGCGACGTCGCCGACATAACACCCGAGCGTCTCGACATCTACCACGGCGGCCGGAAGGTGGAACGCCCGATCGAACTGATCAACTGGTGCGTCGAGGATACCCGGAAGGGCGGGTTCGCCCACTACATGCTAAAGGAGATCTTCGAACAGCCCCAGTCCTTCTACGAGACCATCAGAGCAGGCATCGACGACCACGTGCGCAAGGTGGTTTTGGAGACGGATGAGATCACGCTGGTCGCGTGCGGGACGTCCTACCACACCGCCCTGATCTTCAAGTACCTAGCCGAATCGCTCTGCGGCATACCGGTACGGGTAGAGATGGGGTCGGAGTTCAAATACTTCATACCCCCCCTTCACGGCCTCGTGATTGCGGTCACGCAGTCGGGTGAGACCGCGGATACGATCGCCGCCTTAAAGATGGCGAAAGCCCGTAACTGCCCCACGCTCGCCATCACCAACGTGCAGGGGAGCACGGTTACCCGCGTTGCTGACAAGACCCTGCTCATGCGGGCCGGCCCCGAGATCGGTGTCGCCGCAACCAAGTCCTACACGGCACAGCTTGCGGCGCTGATGCAGATCGTCAACGTGCGCTGCGAAGGGGCGTTCGACGATATCCTCTCGCACGCACACTTGGCCATCAGCGAAGTCCTCCTCCACGATATCAAGGACGCAGTCACCCTCTGTTCGAAGGCCGAGCATGTCTTCTTCGTAGGAAGAGGGCCGTTTTATCCCGTCTCGATGGAAGGCGCCCTCAAGATGAAGGAGATCAGTTACGTCCATGCCGAGGGGTACGCGGCAGGAGAACTGAAGCACGGACCGTTTGCCTTGCTCACCCCGGAGACGCCGGTGGTCGCCATCTGCACCCCCGGCCCGACCTACAGCGTGATGGCCTCGAACATCAAGGAGATGAAGGCCCGGAAGGCGCCCGTCATCGCGCTCGGCGTGGACGGCGATAAGGAACTGGCCGAGATCGTGGATATCTTCATCCCTATCCCGAACACACACCTGCTGGTGCAGGTGCTGACCATATCGGTCGTCCTCCAACTGCTCGCCTACCACACTGCATGCGCCCTGCAGCGGGACGTCGATAAACCCCGAAACCTGGCAAAGAGCGTGACTGTTGAATGA